A segment of the Longimicrobiaceae bacterium genome:
TCCGGGCCGACGCCCAGGCGGCGCAGCGCGTGGCCCACGCGGTCAGCGCGGGCGTCCAGCTCGGCGTAGGTCACGCGCTCGTCCGCCGTCTCCAGCGCGACGGCGTGCGGCGTGGCGGCTGCCTGGCGCTCGAAGGGCGTGTGCAGGCACTCGTCGGCGGAGTCGCCGGGGGCGGCGGCGTTCCACTCCTCCAGCACGCGGTGCAGCTCGGGCGGGGCGAGGAGCGGGAGCTCACGCACCGGCCGGGCGGGGTCCGCCGCCGCGGCGGCGAGCAGCGTCTCGAAGTGTCCCATCCACCGGCGGATGGTCGCCGCGTCGAACAGGTCGGTGTTGTACTCCCAGTCCAGCCACGTGCCCGCGGCGGACTCGACCGCCGTCACCGTCAGCTCGAACTTGGACGTGGCGCCGTGGGCCTCCAGGCGCTCCGCGTCCGCATGGCCGAAGCGCAGCCCGGCGCCCGCCGCGCGGTGCCAGTTGAGCACGGCGGCCAGCAGCGGCGGCCGGCTGGGGTCGCGGGGGATGTCCAGCGCCTCCACGAGACGGCTGAGCGGGAGGCCGCGATGCTCCAGCGCATCGAAGAGCCCGGCGTTGGCCGCGTCCGCGAAATCGCCGAAGCCGGGGTCGCCCGCGAGCGTGCTGCGCAGCGGCAGCAGGTCCACGAAGTAGCCGACGGCCGCGGCATCTTCGTCCCACGCCTGGCCAGCGGCGATGGTGCCCACCAGCACGTCGGCTTGCCCGGTGATGCGGTGCAGGAAGAGCTGGAAAGCGGCCAGCAGCAGCCCGTAGAACGTGGTGCCGCGGGCCTCGCACAGCGTGTCCAGGCGGGCGCGGAGCCCGGCGTCCATCTCGCGGCGCTTTAGCGCGCCGGCGAAGGTCTGCGTCGCGGGGCGGGCACGGTCCAGCGGAAGCTCCAACGCGGGCAGCGGCGCGGCCAGGCGCTCGCGCCAGAACGCGAGGGCGTCGCTCTCGCTCGCAGCGGCGCGGAGGCGCACGGCGTCGCGGTAGCGGTGCGGCGCGGGCAGGGCGTGCGCGCGGCCTTCCAGGCGGGCGGCGTAGATGGCCTGCAGCTCGCCCAGCAGCGTGCCGTTGGACCAGCCGTCGGTCACGGCGTGGTGCAGCGTGAAGGCGAGCACGTGGTCCGCCTCGCCCATGCGAACGATGCGGGCGCGGAAGAGCGGCGCCGCGGCTAGGTCGAACGGCTGCGCGGCCTCGTTCGCCAGCGCGGCGGCAAGCTCCGCCTCCGCCTCGTCGTGCGGGAGAGCCGAGAGGTCGATGAGCGGCACTTCGAGCGAGACGGACGCCTCCACGTGCTGCGTCTGCCCCAGCGCGCCGAAGCGTGTGCGCAGCGCTTCGTGCCGCGCGACCAGCTCGCGCAGGGCGGCGGTCATCGCGTCCACGCTGAACGGCCCGCGGATGCGTAGCGCCGTCGGCTCGTGGTACGCCCGCGCCGCCTCTGCCGAGATCTGCGCCAGCAGCCACATCTCGCGCTGCCCCGCCGTCAGCGGCAGCTCGACGCCCTCGCTCTCATCCTCTGCCATCTCCGCCACCACCACGTTCCGCACCGCCGTGAAGGCGTGAGATACGGATTCGGTGTATGCAGTTGCCGCAGATTTCGTAGATGCGAACTCGGGCGATGCAGACTCGCGAGATGCGGAGCGGGTCGATGCGGCGTCGGGAGATGCGCCTGCGGCGAGGAATCCCTCGGCGCGCATCTCACGAATCGCGTGCTCCACGGCGGATGCGGCGCGCTCCACGTCCGCATCCGTGTGCGCGGACGAGAGATAGCAGACGCCGCTCACCGGCAGATGCACCCCGCGCGACCGCAGGTGCAGCCGCAGCAGGTCCGCGTCCGCCTCCGCACCTTCCCGCGGCGCGAGCGTGATGCGCGAGCCGGAGATTTCCACCGCGAGCGGCGCATCATCACCCAGCGCGACGCGGATGGCGGATGCGAGCAATTCCGCCAGCCGCGACATCTCCGCGGACAGCGCAATCCCGTGCTCACGGACGTGCCCGAGCACTGCCGCGGCGGCAGCGATGCCGAGCGCGTGTGGCTCGTCGCCGCGGATGCAGGTGGTCTCGATGCGCGGTTCGGAGCCGTCGAGCAGGCTCCACGGCCCGCCGTCCACGGTGTCCATGTACGACGCCTTGCCCGCGACCGCGGCGACCGGCGCGCCATTGCCAATCGCGTTGCTCAGCACGATCAGATCGGCTTCGATCCCGTGCATCCGCGCGACGCCGCCGGGGTGCACGCGGGGCATCGTCGCGCTCTCGTCCAGCACCAGCGCCGCGCCCGTGTCCAGGCAGATGCGCTCCAGTGCGCGCACGAACTCGCCCGCGTCCATCTCGCCGCACGGGAGATGCGCGGCATCCACCACCACCGCGGCCACGTCGAAGCCGCGGGCGCGGAGAGTTTCTAGCGCGTCTGCGCCTTCCAGCACCAGCAGCGCGCTGACCATCCCGGCCGGAACGCCCGCCACGGACGGGACCGCGCGTCCGTCGCGCAGTGGCGTGCCGCGGCCCATCAGTCCATCCACCGAACCGTGGTCGGCGCCCGCGAACACGGCGATCAGGTCG
Coding sequences within it:
- a CDS encoding aminotransferase class III-fold pyridoxal phosphate-dependent enzyme, whose protein sequence is MTAHAELARSPRFVRIAQVLRDEFGRLYGIATEQVDPHESFLALGADSLMLLRASRFVRDQFGVRVPFRDLLDGLGTVHALAAHVHGQLPAEEQAASADAPPSGPSAAVSAPKSSQIPSISADARFAMPFTPTPGGGAVERIVAQQLRVMQEQLDALGAARSMAAPTISADAVDASASAGSPPPDAVRTSETPQPKGIAAASASHDGVSEDGERPLTAEQAAHVAALSERLSAMTAGSRDAVEADREAVAEPRSVAGFRAAWKHLCYPLAVASASGGRFTDVDGNEFVDLEMRGGDLVLGHASGIATDAMRAALDAPSPRAAAEAAALIREMAGVERVAFFASRGDATAAALRIARTATERDLIAVFAGADHGSVDGLMGRGTPLRDGRAVPSVAGVPAGMVSALLVLEGADALETLRARGFDVAAVVVDAAHLPCGEMDAGEFVRALERICLDTGAALVLDESATMPRVHPGGVARMHGIEADLIVLSNAIGNGAPVAAVAGKASYMDTVDGGPWSLLDGSEPRIETTCIRGDEPHALGIAAAAAVLGHVREHGIALSAEMSRLAELLASAIRVALGDDAPLAVEISGSRITLAPREGAEADADLLRLHLRSRGVHLPVSGVCYLSSAHTDADVERAASAVEHAIREMRAEGFLAAGASPDAASTRSASRESASPEFASTKSAATAYTESVSHAFTAVRNVVVAEMAEDESEGVELPLTAGQREMWLLAQISAEAARAYHEPTALRIRGPFSVDAMTAALRELVARHEALRTRFGALGQTQHVEASVSLEVPLIDLSALPHDEAEAELAAALANEAAQPFDLAAAPLFRARIVRMGEADHVLAFTLHHAVTDGWSNGTLLGELQAIYAARLEGRAHALPAPHRYRDAVRLRAAASESDALAFWRERLAAPLPALELPLDRARPATQTFAGALKRREMDAGLRARLDTLCEARGTTFYGLLLAAFQLFLHRITGQADVLVGTIAAGQAWDEDAAAVGYFVDLLPLRSTLAGDPGFGDFADAANAGLFDALEHRGLPLSRLVEALDIPRDPSRPPLLAAVLNWHRAAGAGLRFGHADAERLEAHGATSKFELTVTAVESAAGTWLDWEYNTDLFDAATIRRWMGHFETLLAAAAADPARPVRELPLLAPPELHRVLEEWNAAAPGDSADECLHTPFERQAAATPHAVALETADERVTYAELDARADRVGHALRRLGVGPDTVVGLCAERSVAMVVGMIGILKAGGAYLPLDPSLPADRLAYMVENAAPAAVLAQAGSVDALPSIDRPVLLIEDAERE